One Kineococcus aurantiacus genomic window carries:
- the manA gene encoding mannose-6-phosphate isomerase, class I — protein sequence MITLEPAIRDYDWGTDGGISRLLGREPAGGPEAELWIGTHPGFPTPTADGRTVADVVAADPAGVLGAETAGRGGTRLPFLLKVLSAGRPLSVQVHPSPEQARAGFADEETRGVPLGAPHRNYVDDQPKPEMMVAVTPMRALAGFRDPAAVRADLHRLLGAPGGGTSAELDALLAGPDPAATLRGALRLLLSGGEPAAGFVTRLVAAARAADADDTTAGVVRLLAEHHPADPGIAVGALLNHVDLAPGQAVFLGAGTPHAYLQGTGVEVMSASDNVLRGGLTSKHVDVEELLRIVDPVVSAPHRVAPEETAAGSRVFRTPVPDFALQRLEGGPGAELAVEQNGPVLLLVLAGSALVTSGPGDAEELRRGGSLLVGAAEGPARLRAGDDGVLAFAATVGRAG from the coding sequence GTGATCACCCTCGAGCCGGCCATCCGCGACTACGACTGGGGCACCGACGGCGGGATCTCCCGCCTGCTGGGCCGGGAACCCGCGGGGGGCCCGGAGGCGGAACTGTGGATCGGCACCCACCCGGGTTTCCCGACACCCACCGCCGACGGCCGCACGGTGGCCGACGTCGTGGCCGCCGACCCCGCGGGCGTGCTGGGCGCCGAGACCGCGGGCCGCGGCGGGACCCGGCTGCCGTTCCTGCTGAAGGTGCTGTCCGCCGGCCGGCCGCTGTCGGTGCAGGTGCACCCGAGCCCGGAACAGGCGCGCGCCGGTTTCGCGGACGAGGAGACGCGCGGCGTGCCGCTGGGCGCCCCGCACCGCAACTACGTCGACGACCAGCCCAAACCCGAGATGATGGTCGCGGTGACCCCGATGCGGGCCCTGGCGGGTTTCCGCGACCCGGCGGCGGTGCGCGCGGACCTGCACCGGCTGCTGGGGGCGCCCGGCGGGGGGACGTCGGCGGAGCTGGACGCGCTGCTCGCCGGGCCGGACCCCGCGGCGACGCTGCGCGGGGCGCTGCGCCTGCTGCTGTCCGGGGGCGAACCGGCCGCGGGGTTCGTCACGCGGCTGGTGGCGGCGGCGCGGGCCGCCGACGCGGACGACACCACCGCCGGGGTCGTCCGGCTGCTGGCCGAGCACCACCCCGCCGACCCGGGGATCGCGGTGGGGGCCCTGCTCAACCACGTCGACCTCGCCCCCGGGCAGGCCGTGTTCCTGGGGGCCGGGACGCCGCACGCCTACCTGCAGGGCACCGGCGTGGAGGTCATGTCGGCCTCCGACAACGTGCTGCGCGGGGGCCTGACGAGCAAGCACGTCGACGTCGAGGAGCTGCTGCGGATCGTCGACCCGGTCGTCAGCGCACCGCACCGCGTCGCGCCGGAGGAGACCGCCGCGGGCAGCCGGGTGTTCCGCACACCCGTGCCGGACTTCGCGCTGCAGCGGCTGGAGGGCGGACCGGGCGCGGAACTGGCCGTGGAGCAGAACGGGCCGGTGCTGCTGCTGGTCCTGGCCGGTTCCGCGCTCGTGACGTCGGGCCCGGGGGACGCCGAGGAACTGCGGCGCGGGGGCAGCCTGCTGGTGGGCGCGGCCGAGGGCCCGGCGCGGCTGCGGGCCGGCGACGACGGCGTCCTGGCCTTCGCGGCCACCGTGGGCCGGGCCGGCTGA
- a CDS encoding SPFH domain-containing protein, whose translation MADITRYPFARHLRSTPTTHVIHHRRGKLAHTGTGQAFWFRPLSATLSELPVDDRELPLLLHARTADFVDVTVQATVTFRIADPDLAATRVDFSLDPATGRWRAAPLQQIAGLLTETAQQHVLDVLAGLPLLQALTDGVALTRERITAGLLADSRLAHTGLALVDARVVAVRPDPDVEKALGTPTRERLQTEADGATAQRRALAVERERAISENELQSKIELARREEQLVAQRGANQRRGVEDAAAADAVRTTAEAEREERLAQAHAAARRAQGEADAAAEAARLAAVAGTPPEVLLTLALREFAGQLPDVGTLVLTPDVVTGALARLVRP comes from the coding sequence GTGGCCGACATCACCCGCTACCCCTTCGCCCGCCACCTGCGCAGCACCCCCACCACCCACGTCATCCACCACCGCCGCGGCAAGCTCGCCCACACCGGCACCGGCCAGGCCTTCTGGTTCCGCCCCCTGTCGGCCACCCTGTCCGAGCTGCCCGTCGACGACCGCGAGCTGCCGCTGCTCCTGCACGCCCGCACCGCCGACTTCGTCGACGTCACCGTCCAGGCCACCGTCACCTTCCGCATCGCCGACCCCGACCTCGCCGCCACCCGCGTCGACTTCTCCCTCGACCCCGCCACCGGCCGCTGGCGCGCCGCCCCCCTGCAGCAGATCGCCGGGCTGCTCACCGAGACCGCCCAGCAGCACGTCCTCGACGTCCTCGCCGGCCTGCCGCTGCTGCAGGCCCTCACCGACGGCGTCGCGCTCACCCGCGAGCGCATCACCGCCGGCCTGCTCGCCGACAGCCGCCTCGCCCACACCGGCCTCGCCCTCGTCGACGCCCGCGTCGTCGCCGTCCGCCCCGACCCCGACGTCGAGAAGGCCCTCGGCACCCCCACCCGCGAGCGCCTGCAGACCGAGGCCGACGGGGCCACCGCCCAGCGCCGCGCGCTCGCCGTCGAACGCGAACGCGCCATCAGCGAGAACGAGCTGCAGAGCAAGATCGAACTGGCCCGCCGCGAGGAGCAGCTCGTCGCCCAGCGCGGCGCCAACCAGCGCCGCGGCGTCGAGGACGCCGCGGCCGCCGACGCCGTCCGCACCACCGCCGAGGCCGAGCGCGAGGAACGGCTCGCCCAGGCCCACGCAGCCGCCCGCCGCGCCCAGGGCGAGGCCGACGCCGCCGCCGAGGCCGCCCGCCTGGCCGCCGTCGCCGGCACCCCGCCGGAGGTCCTGCTCACCCTGGCCCTGCGCGAGTTCGCCGGGCAGCTGCCGGACGTCGGCACCCTCGTCCTGACCCCCGACGTCGTCACCGGCGCCCTCGCCCGGCTGGTGCGGCCGTGA
- a CDS encoding ABC-2 family transporter protein — protein sequence MAESTLAAYRAVLGSRVRSQVAYRASFAADLLANVGTGVSEFATIYVVFSRATTLGGLDVWQACLVFALANVTFALADLLLGHVDDLPTAIRTGTLDALLLRPLPVLAQLTTSDVSLKRLGRVAIGVVVLVVAWPHTGVALDARALALLAGALCGGTAVFGAVFVVAGALQFWLLDGREAVNSITYGGVTAAQYPASLYSGALRWLFCYLVPAAFVAYLPVLALLGEPGPAGLPAWLGWFCPVAAAVAWGVALLLWRAGVRHYTGSGS from the coding sequence GTGGCTGAGAGCACCCTCGCCGCCTACCGCGCGGTCCTGGGCTCGCGCGTCCGGTCCCAGGTGGCCTACCGGGCGTCCTTCGCGGCCGACCTCCTCGCCAACGTCGGCACCGGGGTCAGCGAGTTCGCGACGATCTACGTCGTGTTCTCCCGCGCCACCACCCTCGGCGGTCTCGACGTCTGGCAGGCCTGCCTGGTGTTCGCGCTGGCCAACGTGACGTTCGCCCTCGCCGACCTCCTGCTCGGGCACGTCGACGACCTGCCCACCGCGATCCGCACGGGCACCCTCGACGCGCTCCTGCTGCGCCCCCTGCCCGTGCTGGCCCAGCTCACCACCTCCGACGTGTCGCTCAAGCGCCTGGGCCGGGTCGCGATCGGGGTCGTCGTGCTGGTGGTGGCGTGGCCGCACACCGGGGTCGCGCTGGACGCGCGGGCGCTGGCGCTGCTGGCCGGGGCGCTGTGCGGGGGCACCGCCGTCTTCGGCGCCGTCTTCGTCGTCGCCGGGGCCCTGCAGTTCTGGCTGCTCGACGGCCGGGAAGCCGTGAACAGCATCACCTACGGCGGCGTGACCGCCGCGCAGTACCCGGCCTCGCTGTACTCCGGGGCGCTGCGCTGGCTGTTCTGCTACCTCGTCCCGGCCGCGTTCGTGGCGTACCTGCCGGTGCTGGCGCTGCTGGGCGAACCGGGCCCGGCGGGTCTGCCGGCCTGGCTGGGCTGGTTCTGCCCCGTCGCGGCGGCGGTGGCGTGGGGCGTCGCGCTGCTGCTGTGGCGCGCCGGGGTGCGGCACTACACGGGCAGCGGTTCGTGA
- a CDS encoding TIM barrel protein, with amino-acid sequence MSPTATGTRLRITGSNFSYQHTTFARFCADAAELGLRDLELWGIAPHLQVDTATAADVAALRAELDRHGLRVRCLTPEQVVYPVNLASGDEGLRRRSVALFRRAADIAADLGSDLLFLTSGRGYEDEPVEPARARSVRSLREVVAHAAGLGLECVLEPLQRRETNLVRTTADLRAALDDVGEPSLGVALDTVAMACAGEGVQDYLRAFGVGTGGVRHVHLVDGTPAGHLVPGEGDLPLADVVAALTAAGYPGWATFELFGDGGYALDPRPALERCLEWFRGLDAAA; translated from the coding sequence GTGAGCCCCACGGCCACCGGCACCCGGCTGCGGATCACCGGCTCGAACTTCAGCTACCAGCACACCACCTTCGCGCGGTTCTGCGCCGACGCGGCCGAGCTGGGCCTGCGGGACCTGGAGCTGTGGGGGATCGCGCCGCACCTGCAGGTCGACACCGCCACCGCCGCGGACGTCGCCGCGCTGCGCGCGGAACTGGACCGGCACGGCCTGCGGGTGCGGTGCCTGACCCCCGAGCAGGTCGTGTACCCGGTGAACCTCGCCTCCGGCGACGAGGGCCTGCGCCGGCGCAGCGTGGCGCTGTTCCGGCGCGCCGCCGACATCGCCGCCGACCTCGGCAGCGACCTGCTGTTCCTCACCTCCGGGCGCGGCTACGAGGACGAACCGGTCGAGCCGGCCCGGGCCCGGTCGGTCCGGTCGCTGCGCGAAGTGGTCGCCCACGCCGCCGGACTCGGGCTGGAGTGCGTCCTGGAACCGCTGCAACGGCGCGAGACCAACCTCGTGCGCACCACCGCCGACCTGCGCGCCGCGCTCGACGACGTCGGGGAACCGTCCCTCGGGGTCGCCCTGGACACCGTGGCGATGGCGTGCGCGGGGGAGGGGGTGCAGGACTACCTGCGGGCGTTCGGCGTCGGGACCGGCGGCGTGCGCCACGTCCACCTCGTCGACGGCACCCCCGCCGGGCACCTCGTGCCCGGCGAGGGGGACCTGCCGCTGGCGGACGTCGTGGCCGCGCTGACGGCCGCGGGGTACCCGGGGTGGGCGACGTTCGAGCTGTTCGGCGACGGCGGGTACGCCCTGGACCCGCGCCCGGCGCTGGAACGCTGCCTGGAGTGGTTCCGCGGGCTCGACGCCGCGGCCTGA
- a CDS encoding ABC-2 family transporter protein: MPVYPALAAAGFRRWSTYRAATAAGALTNSVFGALKAAVLTGTVGTAGTVAGYDAAQAATFAWVTQALLAPVSVFADDEVARRVRTGDIAFDLARPVDPQLAAWATDLGRAAYTLLPRGLPPLLAGLLLTGLALPATPAPYALGAVGTALGVSVSFAARWLVNLTAFWLTEVRGVLLLYTVLATLLTGLTLPVAWFPGWLQALAAATPFPSMLQTPVDLLLARATGADALRLVATQLGWLAALLLGGRVLLAAGARRLVVQGG, translated from the coding sequence GTGCCGGTCTACCCCGCCCTCGCCGCGGCGGGGTTCCGCCGGTGGTCGACGTACCGGGCGGCCACGGCCGCGGGAGCCCTGACGAACTCGGTCTTCGGCGCCCTCAAGGCCGCGGTCCTCACCGGGACCGTCGGCACGGCCGGCACCGTCGCCGGGTACGACGCCGCCCAGGCCGCCACGTTCGCCTGGGTCACCCAGGCCCTGCTGGCCCCCGTGAGCGTCTTCGCCGACGACGAGGTGGCCCGCCGCGTGCGGACCGGCGACATCGCCTTCGACCTGGCCCGGCCGGTCGACCCGCAACTGGCGGCGTGGGCCACCGACCTGGGCCGGGCGGCGTACACCCTCCTGCCCCGCGGGCTCCCGCCGCTGCTGGCCGGCCTGCTGCTGACCGGGCTCGCCCTGCCGGCCACCCCGGCCCCGTACGCGCTGGGCGCGGTGGGCACCGCGCTCGGCGTCTCGGTCTCGTTCGCGGCGCGCTGGCTGGTGAACCTCACGGCGTTCTGGCTCACCGAGGTCCGCGGGGTCCTGCTGCTCTACACCGTGCTGGCGACCCTGCTGACGGGGCTCACCCTCCCCGTCGCGTGGTTCCCGGGGTGGTTGCAGGCCCTGGCCGCGGCGACGCCCTTCCCCTCGATGCTGCAGACCCCCGTCGACCTGCTCCTGGCCCGCGCGACGGGCGCGGACGCGCTGCGGCTGGTCGCGACCCAGCTCGGCTGGCTGGCGGCCCTGCTCCTGGGCGGGCGGGTCCTGCTGGCCGCGGGGGCGCGCCGGCTGGTGGTGCAGGGTGGCTGA
- a CDS encoding NUDIX hydrolase: MSHPALAVTVDLVVLTVRAGALHVLLVERGEEPFLGRWALPGGFVRPDEDLPGAAARELAEETGLPRGLVHLEQVATYGAPGRDPRQRVVTVCYLALAPDLPVPRAGTDAADARWTPVADLPDLAFDHEDLLADAVERARAKLEYTPLATAFCPAEFTVAELRRVYEAVWGTALDPRNFHRKVTGAAGFLEPTGTTTTRDGGRPAGLFRRGPATTLHPPLLR; the protein is encoded by the coding sequence GTGAGCCACCCCGCCCTCGCCGTGACCGTCGACCTCGTCGTCCTGACCGTGCGCGCGGGCGCGCTGCACGTCCTGCTCGTCGAACGCGGCGAGGAACCGTTCCTGGGCCGCTGGGCGCTGCCGGGCGGGTTCGTGCGACCGGACGAGGACCTGCCGGGCGCCGCGGCCCGGGAGCTGGCGGAGGAGACCGGGCTGCCCCGCGGGCTCGTCCACCTCGAGCAGGTCGCGACCTACGGGGCACCCGGCCGCGACCCCCGCCAGCGCGTCGTGACCGTCTGCTACCTGGCGCTGGCCCCCGACCTGCCCGTCCCCCGCGCCGGCACCGACGCCGCGGACGCGCGCTGGACCCCCGTCGCCGACCTGCCCGACCTCGCCTTCGACCACGAGGACCTCCTGGCCGACGCCGTCGAGCGGGCCCGGGCCAAGCTGGAGTACACCCCCCTCGCGACGGCGTTCTGCCCGGCCGAGTTCACCGTCGCCGAGCTGCGCCGCGTCTACGAGGCCGTCTGGGGCACCGCGCTGGACCCGCGGAACTTCCACCGCAAGGTGACCGGCGCGGCGGGTTTCCTCGAACCCACCGGCACCACGACCACGCGCGACGGCGGCCGCCCCGCCGGGCTGTTCCGCCGCGGGCCGGCCACGACCCTGCACCCGCCGCTGCTGCGCTGA
- a CDS encoding dihydrofolate reductase family protein has product MSRVVCHQSTSLDGYSAGPDQSLEHPMGTGEVRRLHQWMFRADEPGHGADAAWRADLLRPIGAVVMGRNMFGPVRGGWPDESWRGWWGEEPPYHAPVFVLTHHERAPLETTGTTFHFVTGGFDEAFARAREAAGDQDVRIAGGASTVRQALAAGVVDELRLDIAPFLLGAGERLFDGVSGFGLDPVEVVHSPLATHVRYAR; this is encoded by the coding sequence ATGAGCCGAGTCGTCTGCCACCAGTCCACGTCCCTCGACGGGTACTCCGCCGGCCCGGACCAGTCCCTGGAGCACCCGATGGGCACCGGGGAGGTCCGGCGCCTGCACCAGTGGATGTTCCGCGCCGACGAACCCGGCCACGGGGCCGACGCCGCGTGGCGCGCCGACCTCCTGCGGCCGATCGGTGCGGTCGTCATGGGCCGCAACATGTTCGGCCCCGTCCGCGGTGGGTGGCCGGACGAGTCGTGGCGCGGCTGGTGGGGCGAGGAACCGCCGTACCACGCGCCGGTGTTCGTCCTCACCCACCACGAGCGGGCGCCGCTGGAGACGACGGGCACGACGTTCCACTTCGTCACCGGCGGTTTCGACGAGGCGTTCGCCCGCGCCCGCGAGGCCGCCGGGGACCAGGACGTCCGCATCGCCGGCGGTGCGTCCACCGTCCGGCAGGCGCTGGCCGCGGGCGTGGTCGACGAGCTCCGCCTCGACATCGCCCCGTTCCTGCTGGGGGCGGGGGAGCGGCTGTTCGACGGGGTGAGCGGGTTCGGGCTCGACCCCGTCGAGGTCGTCCACTCGCCGCTGGCGACGCACGTCCGCTACGCGCGCTGA
- a CDS encoding carbohydrate ABC transporter permease, with the protein MTATGTRYLARVCLWGLLLSLAVVVVYPLLWMVLNGFKTNAELFANPFALPHQWGLGNFAAAWDRGVSSYLATSVFVTIVSTLSTALLSAWAAYGLTRLRVPLEGPLTAVVLAGLMLAPTVALIPLVQLFQRLGLYNSVWALVILYTAFRIPFTTFLIRAYMVEIPREIDEAASIDGAGPGYTFWRIVLPLCKPIMASVVILHVLFAWNEYLFAMIFTSGAGTQTLPVGLTNLMARHGTDYPVVFAGMAIAALPMVLLFFGGQRWFIRGLADGVGK; encoded by the coding sequence ATGACCGCGACCGGAACCCGCTACCTGGCCCGGGTGTGCCTGTGGGGGCTGCTGCTGTCCCTGGCCGTCGTGGTCGTCTACCCGCTGCTGTGGATGGTGCTCAACGGGTTCAAGACCAACGCCGAGCTGTTCGCCAACCCCTTCGCCCTGCCCCACCAGTGGGGGCTGGGGAACTTCGCCGCCGCCTGGGACCGCGGCGTCAGCAGCTACCTGGCGACCAGCGTCTTCGTCACGATCGTCTCGACGCTGAGCACCGCGCTGCTCAGCGCCTGGGCGGCCTACGGCCTGACCCGGCTGCGGGTCCCGCTGGAGGGCCCGCTCACCGCGGTGGTCCTGGCCGGGCTCATGCTGGCCCCCACCGTCGCCCTCATCCCGCTGGTCCAGCTGTTCCAGCGCCTCGGGCTCTACAACAGCGTCTGGGCGCTGGTCATCCTCTACACCGCGTTCCGCATCCCGTTCACGACGTTCCTCATCCGCGCCTACATGGTCGAGATCCCCCGTGAGATCGACGAGGCCGCCAGCATCGACGGGGCCGGACCCGGGTACACGTTCTGGCGGATCGTCCTGCCGCTGTGCAAGCCGATCATGGCCTCGGTGGTGATCCTGCACGTGCTGTTCGCGTGGAACGAGTACCTGTTCGCGATGATCTTCACCAGCGGGGCCGGCACCCAGACGCTGCCCGTCGGCCTGACGAACCTCATGGCCCGGCACGGGACCGACTACCCCGTCGTCTTCGCCGGCATGGCCATCGCCGCGCTGCCCATGGTGCTGCTCTTCTTCGGCGGCCAGCGCTGGTTCATCCGCGGCCTGGCCGACGGGGTGGGCAAGTGA
- a CDS encoding FAD-linked oxidase C-terminal domain-containing protein, producing the protein MTLIDDNRATTAAADGGAPGADLVDALNAVLGTDPASGVVDASTRRRAEYTTDASNYRVVPQVVVFPRSVEDVEAVWAVCRELGVPFTSRGAGTSVAGNAIGSGVVLDFSRHLNRVLEIDAEGMTALIEPGVILDDLQRQAAPHGLRFGPDPSTHARCTVGGMIGNDACGSHALAYGRTSHNVVALEVLDGHGRRYWTDEPPAELVEELRAVASQHLGLIRTTFGTFGRQVSGYALEHLLPETGGPTGTALARLLTGSEGTLATILRARVRLVRQSPSTTFVVLGYPSMHEAADATPALLEHAPLAVEGIDRRLADVVVRRGGSVDGLPGGDGWLFVEMGGETPQESLAAAQAMVADSRALDSVIIPTAAEARALWRIREDGAGLAGRSPEGLPAWPGWEDAAVPPARLGEYLREFDALMASHAVDGLAYGHFGDGCIHVRIDFPLYEDGGGAAAKAFLEDAARLVAKHGGSLSGEHGDGRARGGLLPLMYDAEAITAFEEVKRAFDPADLLNPGVIVRPADVAADLRVPAARPAHALGMPLKFAYSRDEGDLTRAVHRCVGVGKCRADSGGVMCPSYLATGDEKDSTRGRARLLQEMANGTLVTDGWRSQEVKDVLDLCLSCKGCSADCPAGVDMPTYKAEFLDKFYAGRLRPANHYLLGWLPRWSKLATAAPVLTKLVNALTSVPALAWTAKAVGGVAQERPLPEFAVETFRDWFAKRPVVPGEPVLLWVDSFTEHFSPEVGKAAVKLLEHLGFEVRLTEKQVCCGLTWVSTGQLDGAKRQLRTSLDALGTSNVPVVGLEPSCTALLRDDAAELLPDDPRAHALERRVKTLAELIAEQRPDWTPPQVDTRAVVQPHCHQHAVMGFAADAALLAKAGVDAQVLNGCCGLAGNFGAEAGHYDVSVQVAEHALLPALRERGDAVVVADGYSCRTQSDNLTGVRPKHLAELLAEALPDR; encoded by the coding sequence GTGACCCTGATCGACGACAACCGCGCGACGACCGCTGCCGCTGACGGTGGGGCCCCCGGCGCGGACCTGGTGGACGCCCTCAACGCGGTGCTCGGCACCGACCCCGCCTCCGGGGTCGTGGACGCCTCCACCCGCCGCCGCGCCGAGTACACGACCGACGCGTCGAACTACCGCGTGGTCCCGCAGGTCGTCGTCTTCCCCCGCTCGGTCGAGGACGTCGAAGCCGTCTGGGCGGTCTGCCGCGAGCTGGGCGTCCCCTTCACCTCCCGCGGCGCGGGCACCTCCGTGGCGGGCAACGCCATCGGCTCCGGCGTCGTCCTGGACTTCTCCCGCCACCTCAACCGCGTCCTGGAGATCGACGCCGAGGGCATGACGGCGCTCATCGAACCGGGCGTCATCCTCGACGACCTGCAGCGGCAGGCCGCCCCGCACGGGCTGCGGTTCGGGCCCGACCCCTCCACCCACGCCCGCTGCACCGTCGGCGGCATGATCGGCAACGACGCCTGCGGCTCGCACGCCCTGGCCTACGGCCGCACCTCCCACAACGTCGTCGCCCTGGAGGTCCTCGACGGGCACGGGCGCCGCTACTGGACCGACGAACCCCCCGCCGAGCTGGTCGAGGAGCTGCGCGCGGTCGCCTCGCAGCACCTGGGGCTGATCCGCACGACGTTCGGCACCTTCGGCCGCCAGGTCTCCGGGTACGCCCTGGAGCACCTGCTGCCCGAGACCGGCGGCCCGACCGGCACCGCGCTGGCGCGGCTGCTCACCGGGTCCGAGGGGACGCTGGCGACGATCCTGCGCGCCCGGGTCCGCCTCGTGCGGCAGTCGCCGTCCACCACCTTCGTCGTGCTGGGCTACCCCTCGATGCACGAGGCCGCCGACGCGACCCCGGCCCTGCTGGAGCACGCCCCCCTCGCGGTCGAGGGCATCGACCGGCGCCTGGCCGACGTCGTCGTGCGCCGCGGCGGGTCGGTCGACGGGCTGCCCGGCGGCGACGGGTGGCTGTTCGTCGAGATGGGCGGGGAGACCCCGCAGGAGTCCCTGGCCGCCGCGCAGGCGATGGTCGCCGACTCCCGCGCCCTCGACTCGGTGATCATCCCGACGGCGGCGGAGGCGCGGGCGCTGTGGCGCATCCGCGAGGACGGCGCCGGGCTGGCCGGGCGGTCCCCCGAGGGGCTGCCCGCGTGGCCGGGCTGGGAGGACGCCGCGGTCCCGCCCGCCAGGCTGGGGGAGTACCTGCGCGAGTTCGACGCGCTCATGGCCTCCCACGCCGTCGACGGGCTGGCGTACGGGCACTTCGGGGACGGCTGCATCCACGTCCGCATCGACTTCCCCCTCTACGAGGACGGTGGCGGCGCCGCGGCCAAGGCGTTCCTGGAGGACGCCGCGCGGCTCGTCGCCAAGCACGGCGGGTCGCTGTCGGGCGAGCACGGCGACGGCCGCGCCCGCGGCGGCCTGCTGCCGCTCATGTACGACGCCGAGGCGATCACCGCGTTCGAGGAGGTCAAGCGCGCCTTCGACCCGGCCGACCTGCTGAACCCCGGCGTCATCGTGCGCCCCGCCGACGTCGCCGCCGACCTGCGGGTCCCCGCCGCCCGCCCCGCGCACGCCCTCGGCATGCCGCTGAAGTTCGCGTACTCCCGCGACGAGGGCGACCTGACCCGCGCCGTCCACCGCTGCGTCGGCGTCGGCAAGTGCCGCGCCGACTCCGGCGGCGTCATGTGCCCCTCGTACCTGGCGACCGGCGACGAGAAGGACTCCACCCGCGGCCGCGCGCGGCTGCTGCAGGAGATGGCCAACGGCACCCTCGTCACCGACGGGTGGCGCTCGCAGGAGGTCAAGGACGTCCTCGACCTGTGCCTGTCCTGCAAGGGGTGCTCGGCGGACTGCCCCGCCGGGGTGGACATGCCCACCTACAAGGCCGAGTTCCTCGACAAGTTCTACGCCGGCCGGCTGCGGCCCGCGAACCACTACCTGCTCGGGTGGCTGCCGCGCTGGTCGAAGCTGGCGACGGCCGCGCCGGTCCTGACGAAGCTCGTCAACGCGCTGACGTCGGTCCCGGCGCTGGCCTGGACGGCGAAGGCGGTGGGCGGGGTGGCGCAGGAGCGGCCGCTGCCGGAGTTCGCGGTCGAGACGTTCCGCGACTGGTTCGCCAAGCGGCCCGTCGTCCCCGGCGAGCCGGTGCTGCTGTGGGTGGACTCCTTCACCGAGCACTTCTCCCCGGAGGTCGGCAAGGCCGCGGTGAAGCTGCTGGAGCACCTCGGGTTCGAGGTGCGGCTCACCGAGAAGCAGGTCTGCTGCGGTCTGACGTGGGTCTCCACGGGCCAGCTGGACGGGGCGAAGCGCCAGTTGCGCACGTCGCTGGACGCGCTGGGGACCTCGAACGTCCCCGTCGTCGGGCTGGAACCGTCGTGCACGGCGCTCCTGCGCGACGACGCCGCCGAACTGCTGCCCGACGACCCCCGCGCGCACGCGCTGGAGCGCCGGGTGAAGACCCTGGCCGAGCTCATCGCCGAGCAGCGCCCCGACTGGACCCCGCCGCAGGTGGACACCCGCGCCGTCGTGCAGCCGCACTGCCACCAGCACGCCGTCATGGGGTTCGCCGCCGACGCCGCGCTGCTGGCCAAGGCCGGCGTCGACGCCCAGGTCCTCAACGGCTGCTGCGGCCTGGCGGGGAACTTCGGCGCCGAGGCCGGGCACTACGACGTCTCGGTGCAGGTCGCCGAGCACGCCCTGCTGCCGGCGCTGCGCGAGCGCGGCGACGCCGTCGTGGTCGCCGACGGGTACTCCTGCCGCACCCAGTCCGACAACCTCACCGGGGTCCGGCCCAAGCACCTGGCCGAACTCCTCGCCGAGGCGCTGCCGGACCGCTGA
- a CDS encoding ATP-binding cassette domain-containing protein produces MNALEVHDLVREYVVREESGSRFRRRRTVVRAVDGLSLRVAPGESVGFLGANGAGKSTTVKLLTGILVPTSGTVRTCGLDPVARRRDLARRIGVVFGQRSQLWWDLPLRESFRLLAAIHRLPRSVWEPRLRELDERLDLGRFLATPVRQLSLGQRMRGEVAAALLHSPELLLLDEPTIGLDVLSSERLRRFLDAERAERGTTLLLTTHDTGDVQRLCDRVLVVDRGRAAYDGDLPGLVRRVGARRILVVDLRAPVTPRTVPGAELLGVEEGGLRLRYAFSAQETTAAQVLAQVAQDADVRDLSVEEPDIADVLRTLYATSG; encoded by the coding sequence GTGAACGCGCTGGAGGTGCACGACCTCGTGCGCGAGTACGTGGTGCGGGAGGAGTCCGGCAGCCGGTTCCGCCGCCGGCGCACGGTGGTCCGCGCCGTCGACGGCCTGTCGCTGCGCGTCGCGCCGGGCGAGTCGGTGGGTTTCCTCGGCGCCAACGGGGCCGGGAAGTCGACGACCGTGAAACTCCTCACGGGCATCCTCGTCCCCACCAGCGGGACCGTCCGCACGTGCGGCCTGGACCCCGTGGCCCGCCGCCGCGACCTCGCCCGCCGCATCGGCGTCGTCTTCGGCCAGCGCAGCCAGTTGTGGTGGGACCTGCCGCTGCGCGAGTCGTTCCGGCTGCTCGCCGCGATCCACCGCCTGCCGCGGTCGGTGTGGGAACCCCGGCTGCGCGAGCTCGACGAGCGCCTCGACCTCGGCCGGTTCCTCGCGACCCCCGTGCGCCAGCTGTCGCTGGGGCAGCGGATGCGCGGGGAGGTGGCCGCGGCGCTGCTGCACTCCCCCGAACTCCTGCTGCTCGACGAGCCGACGATCGGCCTGGACGTCCTGTCCAGCGAACGGCTGCGGCGTTTCCTGGACGCCGAACGGGCCGAGCGCGGCACGACGCTGCTGCTGACGACCCACGACACCGGGGACGTGCAGCGGCTGTGCGACCGGGTGCTCGTCGTCGACCGCGGCCGCGCCGCCTACGACGGGGACCTGCCGGGGCTGGTCCGCCGGGTCGGCGCCCGGCGGATCCTCGTGGTGGACCTGCGCGCGCCGGTGACCCCGCGCACGGTCCCGGGCGCCGAACTGCTGGGGGTCGAGGAGGGCGGGCTGCGGTTGCGGTACGCGTTCTCGGCGCAGGAGACCACGGCCGCGCAGGTCCTGGCGCAGGTCGCGCAGGACGCCGACGTCCGCGACCTGTCGGTCGAGGAACCCGACATCGCCGACGTCCTGCGCACGCTGTACGCGACGTCGGGCTGA